From Papaver somniferum cultivar HN1 unplaced genomic scaffold, ASM357369v1 unplaced-scaffold_99, whole genome shotgun sequence, the proteins below share one genomic window:
- the LOC113346473 gene encoding separase-like isoform X1, producing MTTSSTTEQTLITRLETSDYKNLYQSVLDYLQPFSDFISLDEEHHAKDIKKSQKNNAKKINNDSTDPLLIRPLAKQFLSFLSRALKILPNQLSVKSNGGGVDKDKELALEFFDIYRLCLNCLSCVSSCLEGKPFSIQFQRMRLVRCLEVWERYEEAQFEGFYILECLRGSSSGVVKGKKIEERFIPDLGSNEKGDPELANLILELVVSLVKCAYLSQSKNQTVFQRVLAVVDQAAPWCRVLDTKSFERLHKILVTCLYKCTRFMLAEDESFEGELVHNFCTITLTQCLKSYPKDQFLKFAHNIFASFRSQWASRPALILDILQLTMDSILCECKVDVDDTVNEFLDLVHYCVKKCRAANADTCNDVAKYLDRMAIKFVQVAGPIDSILRLYATGSHFMGSEFQSRCSDFSNSGNPEVQPTLVFLHCSGKNLKHLANTLDSLSKYFHIHSKDDLSSVGCVVKDSRNFPHAAIISDLELSNVCKHKHGKISLLSHLNAMEFFCKPFTELVTKARVDIFAEKQEASFLSKICHIRDAFHQFCTVFFITYSTLEKEKDRLYESCRTLLSAAMASFVISLGTNSDIQKSVDCIDRIVSMGWLQYKEMQFLISLLYNTGAYLYNAKQLKVASVSLDVCCTASWSCVSLLCSKFTQKSEDNYDDLSEEIISGFVNETCAKSVVLLDVLHHCGSPHLHTTIVNSLSHWSLARNIFGSLSVPAALLKKWVKIIYKDFMDAKVEDNAPTLYSLLSKSSSRLSKETLSIILEQELLTYEETESLSISLSKRMQLKIVDILLLDVYTTDDNCLQRSKILIKKGRVLRTSENEGLNGSTKCVSEAISNLINVFGESSRNAQVSHQLALAYCIHALCVQESQLDFEVISRDIHHALKLWSSIKWSVDVHGELLTEQAIPLLCTVADLLSLKGCLQLQNEMYKLIIKFLKRNNVPAEQCLTFLWADRRLTHALCPSPVHKDFVEDFELHFGVDSSSFGFWVSCLKDSPELLIGFRQRFSLSGSILGDHHCGVSLGSHETISEVKEVTSALVSRGSRSAFVAGYLYYDLSERFISNGQLFEALSYAIESLHLRTKLLQKKFRCTLKQQPMTSYESGETTSQHERGYVNVEVLESVSTEVWPLTTASWTIEGSITTQWNVLQCYLESVLQVGAIHEATGNVMAAEALFLQGKHISCTESLPIFTVAFASALGEIYGKKQNWGLAERELNQAKQILADSNTCITCKRCRLALEVTVYQRIGDLTKNRMDVITRVSSINSLYSALDLYKSALKRLKLPEWDNSLSFLETDDLVHKELSSLKDKSEGSHVNLVPRKSRKPKTAPQDLAAELLEPVNARMMTRSRNRSSHNNSVQLEEKMDLDCPKNSRRHNILDDHAKQSSDFGCEACKVHRKNCWRCLLLKVSESGKMNDFIYMKWEFYRRRLQLKLFIDIGYCIGVVGEVHETHEIFWQSISALANRNIQDGTCPATLQANLLEFIEKASQGDVFAIERAIVLYHISWFSLKNYHSECTRINCCGLSRIQIPKIVSWLMQAFVLCREVPLLFQKVSRLLAMIFLLSSSDGPFCLPHFSGKILTVSHWAAYFHQASVGTYLSHQFLSKPIGQPKNGKLTDSESSHATGSTNGATEACNLLRVAPERIEDLENFVTDFFQQLPSITVICLSLLGDEFDQLLRDIFPSPSFLAWILVSRLTSSAQPVVMILPADLILEDALDDDASSGMVYMSETKDSSKKWRCPWGNTVVDDVAPQFKLILEENFVSSSMSPSDDTQENRVLWWSWRRKLNDRLEKFLRNLEESWLGPWKCLLLGEPSDCRSLNSVLQKLLTDLKRKCGHDANKTLLRVMLGGAGSIPETEACVSQFLLNKNYIGRGGCWDKICGLSDTARDVDETLFSLPRKLILEAFSKLGNESIGRQPIVLVLDSEIQMLPWENLPVLRKHEIYRMPSVGSVSAILNISWHLEEPIGRISDTFPAIDPLDGFYLLNPGGDLERTQVEFEDWFRDQKFEGKAGTAPPAEELVVALENHDLFIYIGHGSGAQYIPSYEIQKLDKCAATLLMGCSSGCLSLKGCYNPQGAVLSYLLAGSPAIIANLWEVTDKDIDRFGKAMLNAWLQERSKYSVDTSPCDLVIQDLASMNITTKGNSKKKVSKGKKLKDDCTISSSKISCSHEPMIGSFISQAREACTLPVLIGASPVCYGVPTSIRKKKDL from the exons atgactacttcttccaccactgaGCAAACCCTAATAACAAGGTTAGAAACTTCAGATTACAAAAATCTTTACCAATCAGTTCTCGATTACTTACAGCCCTTTTCAGATTTCATTTCTCTAGATGAAGAACACCATGCGAAGGATATCAAGAAATCTCAAAAGAATAACGCTAAGAAGATTAATAACGACTCAACAGATCCATTATTAATTCGTCCATTAGCGAAACAattcctctcatttttatctcgtGCCCTAAAAATCTTACCTAATCAACTCTCTGTAAAATCAAATGGTGGTGGAGTTGATAAAGATAAAGAATTAGCTCTAGAGTTCTTTGATATTTATCGTTTATGTTTGAATTGTTTGTCTTGTGTTTCTTCATGTTTAGAAGGAAAACCATTTTCAATACAATTTCAGAGGATGAGATTGGTTCGTTGTTTAGAGGTTTGGGAACGGTATGAAGAAGCCCAATTTGAAGGGTTCTATATTCTTGAGTGTCTTAGGGGTAGTAGTAGTGGTGTAGTCAAGGGAAAAAAAATCGAGGAAAGATTTATTCCTGATTTGGGTAGTAATGAGAAGGGGGATCCTGAATTAGCTAATTTGATTTTGGAGCTTGTTGTTAGTCTtgtaaaatgtgcatatttgagtCAGAGCAAGAATCAAACAGTTTTTCAAAGAGTTCTTGCTGTGGTTGATCAGGCTGCGCCATGGTGCAG GGTTTTGGATACAAAGTCATTTGAGAGGTTGCATAAAATACTTGTAACGTGTCTTTACAAATGCACGCGATTCATGCTTGCCGAAGATGAGTCTTTCGAAGGAGAGTTGGTACATAATTTCTGCACCATAACATTAACCCAGTGTCTGAAATCATATCCCAAAGATCAATTTCTTAAG TTTGCGCACAATATTTTTGCTTCTTTTCGCTCACAATGGGCTAGTAGACCTGCACTCATCCTTGACATATTACAACTAACGATGGACTCCATTTTGTGCGAGTGCAAG GTTGACGTGGATGACACTGTAAATGAGTTCCTTGATCTTGTACATTATTGTGTAAAAAAATGTCGAGCTGCAAATGCAGACACATGTAACGATGTTGCCAAATATCTAGACAGAATGGCAATTAAATTTGTTCAG GTTGCAGGACCTATTGATTCAATTCTGAGACTTTATGCTACCGGATCACATTTTATGGGTAGCGAGTTTCAGTCAAGGTGCAGTGACTTTTCAAATTCTGGAAATCCAGAAGTACAACCAACACTTGTTTTCTTGCATTGTAGTGGGAAGAACTTGAAACATCTTGCTAACACCCTCGATTCTTTATCAAAGTACTTCCATATTCACAGCAAAGATGACCTCTCATCAGTCGGTTGTGTAGTAAAAGACTCAAGAAATTTCCCACATGCAGCTATAATATCTGATTTGGAGTTGTCTAATGTGTGTAAACATAAACACGGAAAAATCTCTCTGCTGTCACACCTAAATGCTATGGAGTTCTTCTGTAAGCCGTTCACGGAGTTAGTTACTAAGGCACGTGTAGACATTTTTGCTGAAAAACAAGAAGCTTCGTTTTTGTCGAAAATCTGTCATATCCGGGATGCGTTCCACCAGTTCTGCACTGTGTTTTTCATCACTTACAG CACATTAGAGAAGGAGAAAGATAGGCTTTACGAGAGCTGCAGGACATTGCTTAGTGCAGCCATGGCGTCGTTTGTAATCTCCCTTGGCACAAATTCTGACATCCAG AAAAGCGTTGATTGCATTGATCGGATTGTTTCAATGGGATGGCTTCAGTATAAGGAAATGCAATTTCTCATTTCGCTTCTTTATAACACTGGTGCCTATCTGTACAATGCTAAGCAGCTTAAAGTG GCTTCTGTCTCTTTGGATGTTTGTTGTACGGCTTCATGGAGTTGTGTTTCACTTCTTTGTAGTAAGTTTACACAAAAATCAGAAGATAATTATGATGATTTGTCAGAGGAAATAATTTCTGGTTTTGTGAATGAGACTTGTGCAAAAAGCGTCGTACTTCTAGATGTTCTGCATCATTGTGGCAGTCCACATTTGCACACAACAATTGTAAATAGTCTTTCACATTGGTCTCTTGCCAGAAATATATTTGGGAGTTTGAGTGTTCCTGCAGCATTGTTGAAGAAGTGGGTTAAG aTAATTTACAAGGATTTTATGGATGCGAAGGTGGAGGACAATGCTCCCACTCTTTATTCTTTGTTGTCAAAATCTTCTTCACGATTGTCAAAGGAGACCCTTAGTATTATCTTGGAGCAG GAGTTATTAACATATGAAGAAACAGAATCACTGAGTATCAGTCTAAGTAAGAGAATGCAACTTAAAATTGTAGACATTCTCCTGCTTGATGTATATACTACAGATGATAATTGTCTTCAGCGATCAAAAATTCTTATTAAGAAAGGGAGGGTACTTAGGACTAGTGAAAACGAAGGCCTTAATGGCAGTACTAAGTGTGTATCAGAGGCTATATCTAACCTT ATCAACGTGTTCGGTGAATCTAGCAGAAATGCTCAAGTTTCTCATCAGTTAGCCCTTGCGTATTGCATTCATGCATTGTGTGTCCAGGAGTCTCAATTAGACTTTGAG GTTATCTCGCGCGATATTCATCATGCGCTAAAGCTATGGTCGAGTATAAAATGGTCAGTAGATGTTCATGGGGAACTGTTGACTGAACAAGCTATACCTTTGTTGTGTACTGTAGCTGATCTTTTGTCACTTAAG GGTTGTTTGCAGTTACAGAATGAAATGTATAAGCTGATCATTAAATTTCTGAAAAGGAACAATGTGCCAGCAGAACAATGCTTGACCTTTTTATGGGCAGACCGAAGGCTTACACATGCATTGTGCCCTTCACCAGTTCATAAAGATTTTGTCGAGGATTTTGAACTGCATTTTGGTGTTGATTCCAGCTCATTTGGTTTCTGGGTTAGTTGTTTGAAGGATTCACCAGAACTGCTAATTGGGTTTCGCCAGAGGTTCTCACTCTCTGGTTCCATTTTGGGAGATCATCACTGTGGAGTTTCTTTGGGTTCTCATGAGACCATTAGTGAAGTTAAGGAGGTCACATCAGCTCTGGTTTCTAGG GGATCCAGGTCAGCATTCGTTGCTGGATATCTATACTACGACCTTTCTGAAAGATTCATTTCAAATGGACAACTATTTGAG GCTCTTTCATATGCGATAGAGTCCTTGCATCTACGTACCAAACTCCTACAGAAGAAATTTCGTTGCACCTTGAAGCAGCAGCCTATGACTTCTTATGAATCTGGGGAGACTACAAGTCAACACGAGCGTGGCTATGTCAACGTTGAGGTACTTGAATCAGTATCTACTGAAGTTTGGCCTTTAACCACTGCTTCATGGACTATAGAAGGCTCTATCACTACTCAGTGGAATGTACTTCAATGCTATCTTGAAAGCGTACTACAG GTTGGAGCCATTCACGAGGCAACTGGAAATGTTATGGCTGCTGAAGCCCTTTTTTTGCAAGGAAAACATATCTCATGTACTGAAAGCTTGCCAATATTTACAGTTGCTTTTGCATCTGCATTAG GGGAAATATACGGCAAGAAGCAAAATTGGGGTTTGGCAGAAAGAGAGCTTAACCAGGCAAAGCAAATTTTAGCTGATAGCAATACTTGTATTACTTGCAAGAGATGCAGATTGGCTTTGGAAGTTACTGTCTATCAGCGAATTGGAGATTTAACAAAGAACCGTATGGATGTAATTACAAGGGTTTCATCTATTAATAGCTTATACTCTGCCCTTGACTTATACAAATCAGCCCTAAAGAGGCTTAAACTTCCTGAATGGGATAACTCTCTCAGTTTCTTGGAAACAGATGATTTAGTGCATAAGGAACTAAGCTCTCTGAAGGACAAAAGTGAAGGATCACATGTGAACTTGGTGCCTAGAAAGTCCAGAAAACCAAAGACTGCTCCACAAGATTTAGCGGCTGAGCTTTTGGAACCCGTGAATGCTCGAATGATGACTCGTTCCAGAAATCGGTCCTCTCATAATAATagtgtacaacttgaagaaaagatggaccTAGATTGTCCTAAAAATTCAAGGCGACATAACATTCTTGATGATCATGCTAAGCAGAGTTCTGATTTTGGTTGTGAAGCGTGTAAAGTACATAGAAAGAACTGCTGGAGGTGTCTTCTCTTAAAAGTATCGGAAAGTGGAAAGATGAATGATTTCATTTATATGAAATGGGAATTTTACCGCAGGAGGCTTCAACTAAAGTTATTTATTGACATAG GATATTGCATAGGGGTTGTTGGTGAAGTTCATGAAACACATGAAATATTTTGGCAAAGCATCTCCGCACTGGCCAACAGAAATATACAGGATGGAACTTGTCCTGCTACGCTGCAAGCCAACTTGCTTGAGTTCATTGAGAAGGCGAGCCAGGGAGATGTGTTTGCCATTGAACGTGCTATTGTGCTGTACCACATCTCTTGGTTTTCTCTCAAGAATTACCATTCAGAATGTACTAG GATCAACTGTTGTGGTTTATCTCGTATTCAGATTCCAAAGATAGTATCTTGGTTGATGCAAGCCTTTGTACTCTGCCGTGAGGTCCCCCTGCTTTTCCAAAAG GTATCTAGGTTGCTTGCGATGATATTCTTACTCTCGTCCTCCGATGGACCTTTTTGTTTGCCTCATTTTTCTGGCAAAATTCTCACTGTAAGTCATTGGGCCGCATACTTTCACCAAGCTTCTGTCGGTACTTATCTCAGTCATCAATTCCTATCAAAACCAATTGGACAGCCGAAAAACGGCAAACTTACAGATTCTGAG AGCTCACATGCTACTGGCTCAACTAATGGAGCAACAGAAGCATGCAACTTACTCAG AGTTGCACCAGAAAGGATAGAGGACCTTGAAAATTTTGTAACTGATTTTTTTCAACAGCTTCCAAGCATCACTGTTATCTGTTTAAGTTTGCTTGGTGATGAATTTGATCAGCTCTTGCGAGATATTTTCCCCTCCCCGTCCTTTCTAGCTTGGATTCTAGTCTCACGGTTAACTTCATCTGCACAACCTGTTGTCATGATTCTTCCTGCAGATTTGATTCTTGAAG ATGCACTGGATGATGATGCAAGTTCTGGAATGGTATACATGTCCGAGACAAAAGACTCGAGTAAAAAGTGGCGATGTCCTTGGGGCAACACTGTTGTGGATGACGTAGCTCCACAATTCAAGTTGATTCTGGAGGAAAATTTTGTGTCATCTTCAATGTCTCCCTCTGATGATACACAAGAGAACAGGGTGCTCTGGTGGTCATGGAGGAGAAAGCTCAATGACCGTCTTGAAAAATTCTTGAG GAATCTTGAAGAGTCATGGTTGGGTCCGTGGAAATGCTTGCTGTTGGGTGAACCATCAGACTGCAGAAGCTTGAATTCGGTACTACAAAAGTTGCTGACAGATCTGAAACGTAAATGTGGACATGATGCAAATAAGACTCTTCTGAGGGTTATGCTTGGAGGTGCTGGATCAATCCCTGAAACAGAAGCGTGTGTATCTCAGTTCCTCCTCAACAAGAATTACATAGGTAGAGGTGGGTGTTGGGATAAAATCTGTGGTTTGTCAGATACTGCTCGGGATGTAGATGAAACTTTATTTTCGTTACCCCGAAAGTTGATATTAGAAGCATTTAGCAAACTTGGAAATGAAAGCATAGGGAGACAACCAATAGTTCTGGTGCTGGATTCTGAAATACAG ATGCTTCCTTGGGAAAACCTACCTGTATTGAGGAAACACGAAATTTATCGGATGCCATCAGTGGGAAGTGTCTCTGCAATACTCAACATAAGTTGGCACCTTGAAGAACCAATTGGGAGGATCTCCGACACTTTTCCAGCAATAGACCCCTTAGATGGGTTCTATTTATTAAATCCTGGTGGTGACCTTGAGCGTACTCAGGTTGAATTTGAGGATTGGTTCAGAGACCAAAAGTTTGAG GGAAAAGCTGGAACTGCCCCACCAGCGGAAGAGTTGGTTGTAGCATTGGAAAACCATGATCTCTTTATATACATTGGTCATGGAAGTG GGGCACAATATATACCTAGTTATGAGATACAAAAGCTGGACAAATGTGCTGCAACCCTTTTGATGGGATGCAGTAGTGGATGTCTCTCGCTGAAGGGCTGTTATAATCCACAGGGTGCTGTTCTCTCCTACTTGTTAGCCGGTTCCCCAGCCATCATCGCCAATCTGTGGGAAGTGACTGACAAGGATATTGACAGATTCGGCAAGGCGATGTTAAATGCTTGGTTGCAAGAGAGATCAAAATATTCCGTTGATACTTCCCCATGCGATTTGGTGATACAAGACTTGGCTTCCATGAACATTACTACCAAGGGAAATTCAAAGAAAAAAGTCTCTAAAGGGAAGAAATTGAAGGATGATTGTACTATCAGTTCATCAAAAATTTCTTGTAGCCATGAACCGATGATTGGGTCATTTATTAGTCAAGCCCGAGAAGCTTGTACTCTCCCTGTTTTAATTGGTGCATCTCCCGTATGTTATGGTGTTCCAACAAGTATAAGGAAAAAGAAGGATTTGTAA